A genomic region of Solanum dulcamara chromosome 2, daSolDulc1.2, whole genome shotgun sequence contains the following coding sequences:
- the LOC129881147 gene encoding GATA transcription factor 8-like — translation MGSNVVDEIDCGSFFDHIDDLIEFPLENENVDLSSTDCKDFPSIWNGPLPDSDSLFSGSQRNSASDLSAELSVPYEDIVHLEWLSTFVEDSFSGGGLTLGKENIPVEKEPSSQGKFQTSSPVSVLESSSSSSSSFSSSGEKTLPLSPCHRGPQRARTKRPRPTTFNPFPVFVAPGVPTESENFAESPMKKILKPAAPEQKKKKKIKFSIPLAPVETNQNPVAQQTVRKCQHCEITKTPQWRAGPMGPKTLCNACGVRYKSGRLFPEYRPAASPTFVPSLHSNSHKKVLEMRTTIVPDNNAIARTSSPATATQLEFNPSNNESVEEEHK, via the exons ATGGGGTCAAATGTAGTGGATGAGATAGATTGTGGCAGCTTCTTTGACCACATtgatgatttgattgaattccCTCTTGAGAATGAGAATGTTGACCTTAGTTCTACTGATTGCAAAGATTTTCCAAGCATTTGGAATGGCCCCTTGCCGGATTCTGACTCCCTTTTCTCCGGCAGCCAACGGAATTCTGCCTCCGACCTCTCAGCTGAGCTCTCAGTTCCG TATGAGGACATTGTCCATCTTGAATGGCTTTCAACATTCGTGGAGGATTCCTTTTCGGGTGGGGGATTGACTCTCGGGAAAGAAAACATTCCTGTTGAGAAAGAGCCGTCATCCCAAGGCAAGTTCCAGACTTCGAGTCCCGTGTCTGTGCTCGaaagcagcagcagcagcagctcGTCCTTTTCCAGCTCGGGGGAAAAAACTTTACCCCTTAGTCCATGTCACCGTGGTCCACAACGTGCTCGGACCAAGCGTCCTCGCCCAACAACTTTTAATCCCTTCCCAGTGTTTGTTGCTCCAGGAGTTCCAACAGAATCAGAGAATTTCGCGGAGTCTCCCATGAAGAAGATTCTGAAACCAGCTGCACCAgaacagaaaaagaaaaagaagatcaAATTCTCTATTCCTCTAGCTCCGGTCGAGACAAATCAGAATCCAGTGGCACAACAAACTGTTAGGAAATGCCAGCATTGCGAGATAACAAAGACTCCTCAATGGAGGGCCGGTCCAATGGGACCAAAAACTCTCTGCAACGCCTGTGGTGTTCGTTACAAGTCAGGACGACTCTTCCCTGAATACCGACCAGCTGCAAGTCCCACATTTGTTCCATCATTGCACTCAAACTCTCACAAGAAGGTTCTCGAAATGAGAACCACCATCGTCCCAGACAACAATGCCATAGCCAGGACCTCGTCACCAGCAACGGCCACCCAACTGGAGTTCAATCCTAGCAACAACGAGTCGGTTGAGGAGGAGcacaaataa